From a single Arachnia propionica genomic region:
- a CDS encoding GtrA family protein, whose translation MNAIGQLLRSNRDSLLQFVRFGVVGGLGVLVNMGILITCRKLFPLLWASAGVPEGEGVWLAIPGTEYNIRWYHVMATIAFLLANLFNFQLNRWWTFKSHKLAGWFREYWPFLIVGLVALVVGQVIITALMHPHSPVALPATVFDGSSGLRSRQYWANLISIVCTIPVNFLVNKFWTFRAARQSSGKQGEQPACTSNS comes from the coding sequence ATGAACGCGATCGGTCAATTGCTTCGGAGCAACAGAGATTCCCTGTTGCAGTTCGTCCGCTTCGGGGTCGTCGGTGGCCTTGGGGTCTTGGTGAACATGGGGATACTCATCACCTGCCGGAAACTGTTCCCACTGCTCTGGGCCAGCGCGGGGGTTCCCGAGGGGGAGGGCGTGTGGCTCGCCATCCCGGGCACTGAGTACAACATCCGTTGGTACCACGTCATGGCTACCATCGCGTTCCTGCTGGCGAACCTGTTCAACTTCCAGCTGAACCGCTGGTGGACTTTCAAGTCCCACAAACTGGCCGGATGGTTCCGGGAATACTGGCCTTTCCTGATCGTCGGTTTGGTCGCTCTGGTCGTGGGACAAGTGATCATCACCGCCTTGATGCACCCCCACTCTCCGGTTGCGCTGCCCGCCACCGTGTTCGACGGCTCCTCCGGCCTTCGGAGTCGGCAGTACTGGGCCAATCTGATCTCCATCGTCTGCACCATCCCGGTTAACTTTTTGGTGAACAAGTTCTGGACCTTCCGGGCCGCCCGTCAGTCCTCCGGGAAACAAGGGGAACAGCCTGCATGTACCTCAAACAGCTGA
- the mutM gene encoding bifunctional DNA-formamidopyrimidine glycosylase/DNA-(apurinic or apyrimidinic site) lyase produces the protein MPELPEVEVVRRGLEKHVVGRTIEKITVLHRRPVRSHLGGPEGFASDLMKRGIDAVARRGKYLWLVLGDDAMIAHLGMSGQFRVSRPHDPQLRNTRVLFDLDDGTQLRFVDQRMFGGLEFVPRGGHCPVPHIALDPFDPRFDPVVVAKRIRGRRTTVKRAILDQKLVSGIGNIYADESLWRAKLHFDHPTQGLTQSRAVELLGHARDVMSEALTAGGTSFDSLYVNVNGESGYFERGLDAYGREDQPCRRCATPVVRRRFANRSSFLCPRCQRLPKS, from the coding sequence ATGCCTGAACTTCCTGAGGTCGAGGTGGTTCGCCGCGGGTTGGAGAAACACGTGGTCGGGCGCACCATCGAGAAGATTACGGTCCTGCACCGCCGCCCCGTACGTTCTCACCTTGGTGGTCCAGAGGGTTTTGCCTCCGACCTCATGAAGCGTGGCATTGATGCTGTTGCCCGCCGTGGTAAGTATCTCTGGCTGGTTCTGGGTGATGACGCCATGATTGCTCACTTGGGGATGAGCGGACAGTTCAGGGTGAGTCGACCCCACGATCCGCAGTTACGCAATACGCGTGTCCTATTCGATCTTGATGATGGTACCCAGCTGCGTTTCGTCGACCAGCGCATGTTCGGTGGACTTGAGTTCGTGCCACGAGGCGGTCACTGTCCGGTCCCACACATCGCTCTTGACCCTTTCGATCCGCGGTTTGATCCTGTCGTAGTGGCCAAGCGGATACGAGGAAGACGAACTACGGTTAAGCGCGCCATCCTCGATCAGAAGCTCGTTTCCGGCATCGGCAACATCTACGCTGATGAAAGTCTGTGGCGCGCGAAGCTGCACTTCGACCACCCCACACAAGGCCTCACCCAGAGCCGTGCTGTTGAACTGCTGGGGCATGCCCGCGATGTCATGTCTGAGGCGTTGACCGCTGGCGGCACATCCTTCGATTCACTGTATGTCAATGTCAATGGCGAATCGGGGTATTTTGAACGTGGACTCGACGCCTATGGACGCGAGGACCAACCGTGCCGACGCTGTGCAACACCCGTGGTGCGCCGGCGATTCGCCAATCGAAGCAGCTTCCTGTGTCCGAGATGCCAGCGGCTGCCCAAGTCGTGA
- the rnc gene encoding ribonuclease III, with protein sequence MDAQLFELAFTHRSFAFEHGRIPSNERLEFLGDAVLQIVVTEHIFTSFPNLAEGQLAKLRASVVSSHALAEVARELHLGELIRLGQGEINTAGADKTSILADTMEAVIGAIHISCGAVASSRFVHALLDERIASSELQGHYTDYKTALQEYCAHNGLEPPRYALIGEGPDHQRVFTATAMVDGKAIGSGVASSKKRAEQLAAHEAYRNLSLDA encoded by the coding sequence GTGGACGCCCAGCTGTTTGAGCTTGCCTTTACGCATCGCAGTTTTGCTTTCGAGCACGGACGTATCCCCAGTAACGAAAGGCTGGAATTCCTGGGTGACGCCGTGCTGCAGATCGTGGTGACCGAGCATATTTTCACGTCCTTCCCGAACCTTGCAGAAGGCCAGCTGGCGAAGTTGCGTGCCTCAGTGGTCAGCTCCCACGCCTTGGCCGAGGTGGCGCGCGAGCTGCATTTGGGGGAGTTGATCAGGCTGGGGCAGGGGGAAATCAACACCGCAGGAGCCGATAAGACCTCCATCCTTGCTGACACGATGGAGGCCGTGATCGGCGCTATTCATATCTCCTGTGGGGCGGTTGCTTCTTCTCGTTTCGTGCATGCACTCCTCGATGAACGAATCGCCTCCAGCGAGTTGCAGGGGCACTACACCGACTACAAGACTGCTCTGCAGGAGTACTGCGCCCACAACGGTTTGGAGCCTCCCCGGTATGCGCTCATCGGTGAGGGGCCCGACCATCAACGTGTTTTTACCGCAACCGCCATGGTTGATGGGAAAGCCATCGGCTCAGGGGTGGCATCCAGCAAGAAGCGGGCTGAACAACTTGCCGCTCACGAGGCCTACCGAAACCTGTCTCTAGATGCCTGA
- the rpmF gene encoding 50S ribosomal protein L32, whose translation MAVPKRKMSRSNTRSRRAQWKTSVVPTVTCVNPACREPHLSHTACPSCGQYGPKGERRQVVEA comes from the coding sequence GTGGCCGTTCCGAAGCGCAAGATGTCGCGCAGCAACACCCGTTCGCGTCGTGCGCAGTGGAAGACTTCCGTCGTCCCCACAGTCACCTGCGTGAATCCGGCCTGCCGTGAACCGCATCTGTCCCACACCGCATGCCCTTCCTGTGGTCAGTACGGCCCCAAGGGCGAACGTCGTCAGGTCGTCGAGGCCTGA
- a CDS encoding YceD family protein has product MNSVHHHVDRRSPYVFDVLELGRRPGAMKEIQVDVPAPVDLGYDVISVPQGSEVGLDLKLEAVIEGVLVTGTAHAQVRGECARCLSPIEDEKSFELQELYFYPGNEVDEDESVVVDDAIDLEEALRDAVVLELPFTPLCDPNCLGLCQECGCSLNDDPDHGHEAKVDPRWEKLAGFDLGGEN; this is encoded by the coding sequence ATGAACTCCGTGCATCACCATGTGGACCGTCGCTCACCTTACGTTTTCGACGTTTTGGAGCTGGGGCGGCGGCCAGGGGCGATGAAGGAAATTCAGGTTGATGTCCCGGCTCCGGTCGATCTCGGCTACGACGTGATTTCAGTGCCACAGGGCTCCGAAGTTGGTCTCGACCTCAAACTCGAGGCGGTCATCGAAGGAGTGCTGGTCACGGGAACGGCTCACGCGCAGGTGCGCGGAGAGTGCGCCCGATGCCTGAGTCCGATAGAGGATGAGAAGTCCTTTGAGTTGCAGGAACTCTACTTCTACCCCGGGAATGAGGTGGATGAGGACGAAAGCGTCGTCGTTGATGACGCCATCGACCTTGAGGAGGCTCTGCGTGACGCTGTGGTACTGGAGCTGCCGTTCACACCCTTGTGTGATCCCAACTGCCTCGGCCTGTGCCAGGAATGCGGTTGCAGCCTGAACGACGACCCGGACCACGGGCATGAAGCGAAGGTTGATCCGCGATGGGAAAAGCTGGCGGGGTTTGATCTTGGTGGCGAGAACTGA
- a CDS encoding MarR family winged helix-turn-helix transcriptional regulator — MLFDYVDRFRSLLPPGAWQGLARDLAKNDVLTLLYLHRTQSSRMSDLAAYLDAPLNTATGAVTRLQQRGLVERQHSPDDKRIVLISLTAEGRRLITQGIKASVSLIGRLFEELTPEETEVVLRLIDRIPALLAECSANRRPRTVRRIPID, encoded by the coding sequence ATGCTGTTTGACTACGTGGACCGCTTCCGCTCTCTTCTGCCCCCGGGGGCCTGGCAAGGCCTCGCCCGAGACCTGGCCAAGAACGACGTCTTGACCCTGCTCTACCTTCATCGCACTCAGTCCTCGCGAATGAGCGATCTGGCCGCCTACCTGGACGCCCCCCTCAACACGGCGACAGGGGCGGTCACCCGGCTGCAGCAGCGCGGCCTGGTGGAGCGTCAGCACAGCCCGGACGACAAGCGGATCGTGTTGATCTCCCTGACCGCAGAGGGACGCAGGCTCATCACACAGGGCATCAAAGCCAGCGTCTCTCTGATCGGGCGTCTCTTCGAGGAGCTGACTCCCGAGGAGACCGAGGTGGTGCTACGGCTCATTGATCGAATCCCGGCTCTGCTGGCCGAATGCTCGGCGAATCGCAGACCCCGAACCGTCCGGCGCATCCCCATCGACTGA
- a CDS encoding ArsA family ATPase: MERMILLTGKGGVGKTSLAAAHAVASAGSGKRTLLASMDAAHNLSDLFDCPPAPEPTEVAPNLEITEVDAGRVAEEEFTDITAALSTLISRGDDDQVLDLPGFDPLFFLLRVHQLAHTGDYDRIILDLAPTGETLSLLQFPELLTWWMERIFPVQKLAVRVLRPVAKGVWRIELPNAAAMNDIERLFQRLQEIQALLKDSSITSVRLVTLPERMVIEETRRSYLYLNLFGYSVDHVFVSGLYPTGEVGAFFSTWVEHQRQHLAEIRSSFAHLPITEVPRFRKDLVGQGDVARLAEVAIDAHAFDVVSDLAHERYVNADDGYDLQLPAPGTTTEEIDLKLTATDLAVRIGNFQRNIPLPSTLLGHDVAGAKLRDDILTIRFRPTPQEVPS, from the coding sequence ATGGAGCGAATGATCCTGCTGACCGGGAAAGGAGGTGTCGGCAAAACATCACTAGCAGCCGCCCACGCCGTCGCCTCAGCTGGGAGCGGAAAACGCACGCTTCTGGCGAGCATGGATGCCGCCCACAACCTCTCTGACCTGTTCGATTGCCCCCCGGCACCCGAACCAACCGAGGTGGCCCCAAACCTGGAGATCACCGAGGTGGATGCGGGGCGCGTCGCCGAGGAGGAGTTCACCGACATCACCGCCGCTCTATCCACCCTCATCTCCCGGGGCGACGATGACCAAGTGCTGGACCTTCCCGGTTTCGATCCACTGTTCTTCCTACTGCGGGTCCACCAGCTGGCCCACACCGGCGACTACGACCGCATCATCTTGGATCTGGCCCCCACCGGTGAGACCCTGTCGCTGCTCCAGTTCCCGGAGCTGCTCACCTGGTGGATGGAACGGATCTTCCCGGTGCAGAAGCTCGCGGTCAGGGTGCTGCGCCCCGTGGCCAAGGGAGTATGGCGAATCGAACTTCCCAACGCCGCCGCCATGAATGACATCGAACGGCTCTTCCAGCGCCTCCAGGAGATCCAGGCGTTGTTAAAGGATTCCTCCATCACGTCGGTGCGTCTGGTCACCCTTCCAGAACGGATGGTGATCGAGGAGACCCGTCGCAGCTACCTCTATCTCAACCTGTTCGGTTACAGCGTCGACCACGTCTTCGTCAGCGGGCTGTACCCCACCGGGGAGGTGGGTGCGTTCTTCAGCACCTGGGTGGAGCATCAGCGGCAGCATCTGGCCGAGATCCGCTCGTCATTCGCTCATCTCCCCATCACTGAAGTGCCACGATTCCGTAAGGATCTCGTCGGCCAGGGCGACGTGGCCCGCCTGGCCGAGGTAGCCATCGACGCCCACGCCTTCGACGTCGTATCGGACCTGGCCCACGAGCGCTACGTCAATGCCGACGACGGCTACGACCTCCAACTCCCGGCGCCGGGAACCACCACCGAGGAGATCGACCTCAAACTGACCGCCACCGACCTCGCGGTTCGCATCGGCAACTTCCAGCGCAACATCCCCTTGCCCAGCACCCTGCTGGGCCACGACGTCGCCGGAGCGAAACTCCGCGACGACATCCTGACCATCCGCTTCCGCCCCACCCCACAGGAGGTCCCGTCATGA
- a CDS encoding ArsA family ATPase yields MRIILYTGKGGVGKTTVAAATALHLAAQGNRVLVMSTDPAHSLGDALSLSLTSEPIRVAPGLDALEIDTLVENDRTWAGLRNYLARLMTREGEVTLATQEALLLPGLGELFSLLRVLDHASSGRYDVLVVDCAPTGETLSLLKYPERLDQLFRTALPTKRALVRILGKPFERLTRIPMPEDRLFDDVLGLLDRLKRLGDLLHDGEITTLRLVATPEHVVIAETRRAHTWLTMYGFVVDAVVLNRIYPASALGGYFEPWATAQATGIQRIEESFAHLPIHRLPLQEQEIIGLEALGELARTMYGGDDPAAVNYRGDYLRVTRSDGCLRLHISLPHADRSELNLCQDGDDLLLTHRNEHRRIAMPASLHGRQVTGARFLHDELVLTMT; encoded by the coding sequence ATGCGGATCATCCTGTACACCGGCAAAGGCGGGGTCGGCAAGACCACCGTCGCCGCCGCCACGGCCTTGCACCTGGCGGCTCAGGGAAACCGGGTCCTGGTGATGAGCACCGACCCAGCACATTCGCTGGGGGACGCGCTGAGCCTGTCACTCACCAGCGAACCGATCCGCGTCGCCCCCGGCCTGGATGCCTTGGAAATCGACACTCTGGTGGAGAACGACCGGACGTGGGCGGGTCTGCGCAACTATCTGGCGCGTCTCATGACTCGGGAGGGCGAGGTGACGCTCGCCACCCAAGAGGCTCTGTTGTTGCCCGGATTGGGCGAGTTGTTCAGTCTGCTGCGAGTCCTCGATCATGCTTCCTCCGGGCGCTACGACGTCCTGGTGGTGGACTGCGCACCGACCGGCGAAACCCTGTCGCTGCTGAAATATCCGGAACGTCTCGACCAGCTGTTCCGCACCGCGCTTCCAACGAAGCGGGCGCTGGTTCGGATCCTCGGCAAACCGTTCGAGCGGTTGACCCGGATCCCGATGCCCGAGGATCGTCTCTTCGACGACGTGCTCGGGTTGCTGGACAGGCTCAAGCGGCTGGGCGACCTGCTCCACGACGGGGAGATCACCACCCTCAGGCTGGTCGCCACCCCGGAGCACGTGGTCATCGCCGAGACTCGGCGCGCCCACACCTGGTTGACGATGTACGGCTTCGTCGTCGACGCCGTGGTGCTCAACCGCATCTATCCTGCCTCGGCTCTTGGGGGCTACTTCGAGCCGTGGGCCACGGCGCAGGCCACAGGCATCCAGCGGATCGAGGAGAGCTTCGCGCACCTGCCGATCCACCGTCTCCCGCTCCAGGAGCAGGAAATCATCGGGCTGGAGGCTCTCGGTGAGCTGGCCCGGACGATGTATGGCGGCGACGACCCGGCGGCGGTCAACTACCGGGGTGATTACCTGCGCGTCACTCGCAGCGATGGCTGCCTGCGGCTCCACATCAGCCTGCCTCACGCGGATCGGTCCGAACTCAACCTCTGCCAGGACGGCGATGATCTGCTGCTCACGCACCGGAACGAACATCGTCGGATCGCGATGCCGGCCTCGTTACACGGTCGCCAGGTCACCGGCGCCAGATTCCTCCACGACGAACTGGTCCTCACGATGACCTGA
- the coaD gene encoding pantetheine-phosphate adenylyltransferase, producing the protein MTKVLCPGSFDPITNGHLNIITRARDLFGDVLVAVGCNSLKAGYLFGEQRVGLVREATAHLDGVTVEEMDGLLVDFARKHGITTVVKGLRFGADFDFELQLANMNHSLTGLETVLLPAAAQHVTLSSTITREVIKLGGDVSPHVPPCVAEAAARLWDAR; encoded by the coding sequence ATGACCAAGGTGCTGTGCCCCGGCTCCTTCGACCCCATCACCAACGGCCACCTGAACATCATTACCCGAGCCCGTGACCTGTTCGGGGATGTGCTGGTGGCCGTGGGATGCAACAGCCTGAAGGCCGGTTACCTGTTTGGGGAGCAGCGCGTCGGCCTGGTTCGGGAGGCCACCGCCCATCTCGATGGTGTCACTGTCGAGGAGATGGACGGGTTGCTGGTCGATTTTGCGAGGAAACACGGCATAACCACCGTGGTCAAGGGTCTGAGATTCGGCGCCGATTTCGACTTCGAGCTTCAGCTGGCCAACATGAACCATTCGCTGACGGGCCTGGAGACGGTCCTGTTGCCAGCGGCGGCCCAGCACGTCACCCTCTCCAGCACCATCACCCGGGAGGTGATCAAACTCGGCGGCGACGTCTCACCCCACGTGCCGCCGTGCGTGGCCGAGGCCGCCGCCCGGCTGTGGGATGCGCGGTAG
- a CDS encoding RsmD family RNA methyltransferase codes for MTRIIAGRAKGTQLTVPRCGTRPTSDRVREALFSTLVTWFGTVGEPAEKHLVGAAVLDLYAGTGAVALEAASRGAARVVAVDSHTSNLIAGNARRAGLRIEARGGRVEGRIPTGPWDLVFVDPPYEMDSMLLDRTLAPLFSPGTLNPQALVVVERSKRCLPPVWPGGLDDDWRRDYGETSLYFAATKPAGES; via the coding sequence ATGACGCGCATCATCGCGGGACGCGCGAAGGGAACGCAGCTGACGGTGCCCCGCTGCGGAACCCGGCCCACCAGCGACAGGGTCCGGGAGGCGCTATTCTCCACCCTCGTCACGTGGTTCGGTACCGTCGGGGAACCGGCGGAGAAACACCTGGTGGGGGCCGCGGTGCTGGACCTCTATGCAGGAACCGGAGCGGTCGCGCTGGAAGCCGCCAGCCGGGGAGCCGCCCGGGTGGTGGCCGTCGACTCCCACACCTCGAACCTGATCGCGGGCAATGCCCGCAGGGCCGGGCTGCGCATTGAGGCGCGGGGTGGACGAGTTGAAGGGCGGATTCCCACCGGCCCCTGGGATCTCGTCTTTGTGGATCCGCCCTACGAGATGGACTCGATGCTCCTCGACAGGACCTTGGCTCCGCTATTTTCCCCCGGGACGCTGAACCCACAGGCCCTTGTGGTGGTCGAGCGCTCGAAACGGTGTCTTCCTCCAGTGTGGCCGGGTGGTCTCGACGACGACTGGCGCCGGGACTACGGTGAGACGAGTCTCTACTTCGCAGCCACGAAACCAGCAGGAGAATCATGA
- a CDS encoding ATP-dependent DNA helicase RecG: MSRFRTPIHRELNRGLRDVVGADSASELARLGLFTLGDLLRHVPRRYLSGTEMSDFRTLRPGEDVAVVAKVLATRIVDGRTTRVATVLTDGKGELQAAFFVPEKRPNYAKYWANQLTPGARGIFVGKVGEFRGQLQLTHPDYVIIDEFGAITGRKANAKATMVKVIQRARLVGLYPATAKMVTWKIADAIALALPHVLPLGDTLPTWVAERARVIGLPDALREVHEPVNVFDAERGIARLKFDEAFGMQLAMAVRRAALAGRTTTPRTRRDDGILAAFDASLPYRLTAGQEEVGEVLFDELAAEYPMHRLLQGEVGSGKTLVALRAMLAVVDAGGQAALLAPTEVLAKQHHASITSLLGELGAAGTLEAHPQATQVALLTGGLTAANRRRVREAVASGDAGIVIGTHALLSEDVRFADLGLVVVDEQHRFGVEQRAALAAKSEHQPHTLVMTATPIPRSVAMTVFGDLETIELRDRPAGRAEVKTVFVDTARNPHWVKRAWERIREEVEQGRQAFVVCPAISGNKTEGELEAGTGLSAVTEITPMLTEGPLKGLRVGMVHGRQATAERDQTMLEFTAGELDVLVSTTVIEVGVDIPNASVMVVLDADRFGIAQLHQLRGRIGRGRHPGLCLLLAAPAPDALTAVDRLQALVASSDGFELAERDLELRREGDVLGAAQSGASSLKLLRVLGDRKVIEQAKELAGEVLSDPRAAEDPLLADMIDQAEQVAAGEWLEKG, from the coding sequence ATGAGCCGATTCCGGACCCCGATCCATCGCGAGCTGAACCGCGGACTACGTGACGTCGTCGGAGCGGATTCTGCCTCGGAACTGGCCAGGCTCGGACTGTTTACCCTGGGTGATCTGCTGAGACACGTGCCGCGCAGATACCTCTCTGGCACCGAGATGAGCGACTTCCGGACCCTGCGACCCGGTGAGGATGTCGCGGTTGTCGCCAAGGTGCTAGCCACCAGAATCGTGGATGGTCGCACCACCCGGGTGGCGACCGTGCTGACCGACGGAAAAGGGGAACTGCAGGCGGCTTTCTTCGTACCTGAGAAACGCCCGAACTACGCGAAGTACTGGGCCAATCAGCTCACCCCGGGCGCCCGTGGCATCTTCGTCGGCAAGGTGGGGGAATTCAGGGGGCAGCTTCAACTCACTCATCCCGACTACGTCATCATCGACGAGTTCGGCGCGATCACGGGCCGCAAGGCCAACGCGAAGGCCACGATGGTCAAGGTGATTCAGCGAGCTCGGCTGGTCGGTCTTTACCCAGCTACGGCGAAGATGGTCACCTGGAAAATCGCAGACGCGATAGCGCTCGCTCTGCCCCATGTGCTTCCACTGGGAGATACGCTGCCCACCTGGGTGGCGGAACGGGCCCGGGTGATCGGCCTCCCAGACGCCCTGCGGGAGGTTCACGAACCCGTCAACGTGTTCGATGCGGAACGCGGAATCGCTCGGTTGAAGTTCGATGAGGCATTCGGAATGCAACTGGCTATGGCCGTGCGCAGGGCCGCCTTGGCCGGACGCACCACCACACCCAGAACCCGCCGTGATGATGGGATCCTTGCCGCCTTTGATGCATCCCTGCCGTACCGGCTGACCGCAGGCCAGGAAGAAGTGGGGGAGGTCCTTTTCGATGAACTGGCCGCTGAGTACCCGATGCATCGCCTGTTGCAGGGGGAGGTCGGTTCGGGGAAGACCCTCGTCGCACTGCGTGCCATGCTCGCGGTCGTCGATGCGGGCGGCCAGGCTGCGCTGCTGGCTCCCACCGAGGTGCTGGCCAAGCAGCATCACGCCTCCATCACATCGCTTCTCGGCGAGCTCGGGGCAGCCGGAACCCTGGAGGCCCACCCGCAGGCCACGCAGGTGGCGCTGCTGACGGGAGGCCTCACCGCCGCCAACCGTCGCCGGGTACGGGAGGCCGTCGCGTCCGGAGACGCGGGAATCGTCATCGGCACCCATGCGCTGTTGTCGGAAGACGTCAGGTTCGCAGACCTCGGGCTCGTGGTGGTCGATGAGCAACACCGCTTCGGAGTGGAGCAGCGGGCCGCGCTGGCAGCGAAGTCTGAACACCAACCCCACACGCTGGTGATGACCGCCACCCCCATACCCCGATCGGTGGCCATGACGGTCTTTGGCGATCTGGAGACTATCGAGCTGCGAGACCGCCCTGCGGGCCGCGCGGAGGTGAAGACCGTCTTCGTGGACACCGCCCGCAATCCTCACTGGGTGAAACGGGCCTGGGAACGCATCCGTGAGGAGGTGGAGCAGGGACGCCAGGCCTTCGTGGTCTGCCCAGCCATCTCCGGCAATAAAACAGAAGGGGAGCTGGAGGCTGGAACCGGCTTGAGCGCGGTGACAGAAATCACCCCCATGCTCACCGAAGGCCCGCTGAAGGGGCTGCGCGTAGGAATGGTTCACGGCAGGCAGGCCACCGCCGAGCGAGACCAGACCATGCTGGAATTCACCGCTGGGGAACTGGATGTGCTGGTGTCCACCACGGTCATCGAGGTGGGAGTGGACATTCCGAACGCCTCCGTGATGGTTGTTCTCGATGCCGACCGGTTTGGAATTGCCCAGCTCCACCAGCTCCGTGGAAGGATCGGGCGAGGCAGGCACCCCGGTTTGTGTCTGCTGCTCGCGGCTCCCGCTCCGGACGCGCTCACCGCTGTCGACAGGCTCCAAGCGCTGGTGGCCTCCAGCGATGGTTTCGAACTGGCGGAGCGGGACCTGGAGCTGCGGCGCGAGGGAGACGTCCTGGGCGCGGCACAGTCCGGGGCCTCGTCGCTGAAATTGCTTCGAGTGCTGGGGGACCGAAAGGTCATCGAGCAGGCAAAAGAACTGGCTGGCGAGGTGCTTTCCGATCCTCGGGCTGCCGAAGATCCGCTGCTCGCCGACATGATTGACCAGGCAGAACAGGTTGCTGCCGGGGAATGGCTGGAGAAAGGATGA
- the rpmB gene encoding 50S ribosomal protein L28 yields the protein MAAVCDICAKGPGFGHNVPWSKKKTNRRWNPNIQRVRATINGAPKRLNVCTSCLKAGKVTH from the coding sequence GTGGCTGCCGTCTGTGATATCTGCGCCAAGGGACCCGGCTTCGGTCACAACGTGCCTTGGTCGAAAAAGAAGACCAACCGTCGCTGGAACCCGAACATTCAGCGTGTCCGTGCGACCATCAACGGTGCTCCCAAACGACTCAACGTGTGCACCTCTTGCCTCAAGGCTGGCAAGGTCACCCACTGA